The segment TCGTGAGTTGGGCGAACAGGTGACGGCCTTCGTCACCCGCTATCTGAGCACCTTGTCCACAACACGCATCACGCCGGAGGGCCTGGACGCCCAGGCCCTGCAGCGCCTGCTGGACGAACCCGTGCCCTACCAAAGCCAGGGCGTCGACCGGGCGTTGAGCGACTTCGAGGAGAAAATCGCCGCCAACGCCGTGCGCATCGGCCACCCCCGCTTCTTCGCCTGGGTGCGCACCTCGCCGCTGGCCGGGGCGGTGTTCGCCGAGGCGTTGGCCGCCGCCCTCAACCAGTCGGTGGCCGTGTGGCAGGGGGCCCCATCGGCTACCGAGGCCGAGCGCTTGGTGGTTCGCTGGCTACGCGAAATCGCCGGGTTCGCCCCTACCGCCGACGGCCTCCTCACCTCCGGCGGCTCCATGGCCAACTTCATCGCCCTCCTGGCCGCCCGCCAGGCCGCTTTCCCCCAGGTGCGCCAGGAGGGCCTGCGCCACGCCCCCGACCTCACCGTGTACCTCACCGACCAGAGCCACTACAGCGTGATCAAGGCCGTGGAGATGATAGGGTTGGGCCGCCGGGCGCTCCACTTTGTCCCCACCGACGAGGCCTTCCGCATGGACCCAGACGCCCTGCGCGAGGCCATCCGCGCCGACCGCCACGCCGGAAGACAGCCCATGGCCGTGATCGCCACCTTGGGCACCACCAACACCGGCGCCTGTGACGACCTGGTCGCCCTGGCACAGGTGTGCGCCGAGGAGGGCGTCTGGCTCCATGTGGACGGCGCCTACGGCGGCATCGTGGCTTCCATCCCTGGCTATGCGCACCTGGCCCGCGGCCTGCCCCTGGCCGACTCGCTCACCATCGACCCCCACAAAACCCTCTTTGTCCCCTTTGAGGCCGGCGCCGTGCTGCTGCGGGACCCCCGTTGGCTCCCCGCCACCTTCCGCATCAGCGCCGATTACCTGCCCGGCCTGGGCGAGGACCCCCACTTCCACTTCCGGGATTACGGCCCACAACTCTCCCGCATGTTCCGGGCGTTGAAAATCTACCTCACCCTGAAAATCTACGGCTTCGACGCCATCCGCCAGGCCATGGCCGAGACCTTTCGGCTGGCGCAACGATTCGCCGAAATGGTCAAAAAGGCTCAGGATTTTGAATTGCTGGCTCCGGTACCCCTGGGCATCGTCACCTTTCGCTATCGGGGCACCGGGGAACAAAGGCTCTCCAGGGAGGCGCTCAACCCGCTAAACGCGGCGCTGGCCCGAGAGGTCCAGAAGCGAGGCCAGGTGTTCCTGGCCTCAACCCGCCTCAGGGGACAGACCGTCCTGCGAGCAGCCTTTCTCTCTTACCGCACTTCGGAAGCCGACATCCCCCTTGTGCTGGAAGAAATCCGCACGGTGGTCGCAGCGCTGGGAAAGTCCATGCCCGGCACATAAAAACGGCGACCCAACGCACAGGTTGGATCGCCAAAAGAGAGACACGGGGAAGGGTTCAGGCCGAAGCCGCCTTGAGTTCCGCCTTGAAGCCCTCAATGGCCGTCACCGGAGTGGGGTCCGTCTCGTAAAGCATGGACAAATAGTAGGCCACATAATCGCCGCAATGCAGCAGCGCCCACTGCTGGGCCAGGCGCGTCTCGCCAGGGGCGGTGATCACATCGGTGTTCAGGCCCTCCACCATGAAAGCCTTGCGCGTCAACTCCACGCGCAACTGGTTACGGGTATGCTCCGTGGAGCCAGTGAGGAACAGCATCATCGCCTGGGCGAAGAGGGGCTCAGGGTTCAGAATGCCTGCCAAGGTGTTGTGATCCGCTTCGGGCAAAAACTCGAACTGCGCCCAGGCCTTGGCGATCTCGCTGACCTGCCCCTTCCAGCGGCGGGCCACCGGAGCGAAAAGCCCGCTGCCGAACACGGCCACCCAGCGGTTCATCAACTGCCCCGCCAGCCGCTTGGCCGGGTTTTGCGTCACCGGCACCTCGGCGCGCAGGTTGGCCTGCTGGGTTTTCATCGTTTCCACCGCGTCGGCCAACTCTCGCTCGGGGTCAGGAACCCATCCCAGGCGGGCGAAGAGGGCCAGCAACAGCCCAAAGGAGTAGCCCACGGCGGCCCGCGGCTGGCCGCGATGCTCGAAGCGCCACAGCGTGGCCCCGGCTTCATCGGCCCGGGCGGCCAACTGCCCGCCCGTGGTCACGGCCACCAGGCGACAGCCCCGGGTGCGCGCCACCTCGAAGGCCGAAAGGGTTTCCTCGGTGTTGCCCGAATGGGACGAGGCGATAACCAGGGTCTCCGGCCCCTCGGCCCAGGCGGGCAACTCGTAATCGCGCCACACCGCCACCGGCAACGGACAGAGGGGGGCGATGTAGGCGTTGAGCAGGTCGGCCCCGATGGCCGAGCCGCCCATCCCGGCAATGATCACCCGCTGCACACCCGCTGCATCCGGCAAAGGCAGGGCCTGGCCCAATTTCCAGGCCTGCCACAACTGGTCGGGCAGGCCGTCGATTTCACCCAGCATGTTCTGGGTGTCAATTTCCGAGAAGCGTTGCCCTTGATTTAGGTCCATTCCTCTCCTCCTGGCAGGACAAAGGTTGCATCAAAGGGTTGCTTCAATTGTACCAAAAGGGCCCCTTTGTTTTTCGGAGCCCTGGCTCCGAGGGCCTGGCCGCGTCGGGCGCGGCGAATCAAAGCGGCGTCAGGCCTTCGGCAGGTTTAGGCAAGGGCCTTCGGCGGGCTCAGGCCAGGGCCATCGCCTTTCAAAGCCCAACCCTGTGGAATAACGACCAACGACGCCACGACCTACGACACAACGACCCGCGCACCCGCTCATGGCGCGGGCCTCGCGCAGCGCAGCGTCTGGTGCCAACTCACTTCCAAACCTCAAAGCAGGTCTTGCCAAAACCACAAAACGGGGTATAATGAGCGCCGTGAAATCCTTGTTTCGATTACAAATCAAGAATGACTTTATTTTCTGGCTAGCCGTGCTGGGGGGAAACCTCTTGCTTTTCGCCCCCCTTTACCTCATCACTTGGCCAGGCAACACCTTCTTCCCCGATGTGGCGAGGTGGACCAGCCTGCGCACGCGGCAAAACTACGACCTTTGGCGATTCGGGCTGGAGTGGCTGGGACTGATCACCCTTTGGGTGAACCTCCCCCGCCTGCGAACACCCCGCACCCGCCGTGTTTTTCGCTGGGTGGCCTTTGCCCTGCTGCTCACCTTCCTGGTATACCAATCCTATGAGGCCGTGGTGGTGGGCCTCTATCACAACCGCCCCGACTTCGTCAACGATTGGGCGTTTCTGGCCGGGGGCATCGGCTTCGTGCTGGACAGCCTCAGCCTGCCCTGGTGGCTCGTCGCAGGCGGGGTTTTGGGGCCTTTCCTCCTCCTGGCGTTGTTGTATCACCTCACGGGCATCCCCTTTGCGGCCGGCCTGCCCGAAAAACTGATGCCCTTCTCCCGTCGGGCCTTTCTGCTGCTCGCCCTGTTAGCGCTGGGCTATGCCCTGATGTACCCCCAGGACGCCGCCACCCCTGAGGGCGAAGTGGCCAGCCTCGCCCTCAAGGTCAGGGCCAACCTCCAGCGCGCCCGGCGCACCCACGAGCGGGTGAAGGTCATGCAACAGGTCTCGCCTTACGCGACCTATGACTATCGTCGCTACACCCTGGCGGAGCACCCCAACATCTACCTGTTTTTCCTGGAATCCTACGGCAGCGTGCTGGTCACCGACCCCGTTTTCCGCCCCCGGTACGAGGCCCTCATGGCGCGGGTGCAGCGCGAACTGGCCAGCGCGGGCTGGCATATGGCCACCGGGCTGAGCCGCTCGCCAGTTTGGGGTGGGGGCTCCTGGATGGCCTATACCAGCATGCTGTGCGGCGTGCGCCTCGCCCAGCAACCGCAATACCTGGCGCTCAAGTACGGCTTTCAAAACACCCCTTATCCTCACTTAGGGCGCTACCTCCAGAGCCAGGGCTATCGCTTTACCTGGGTGGTGCCCATCAACCGCAAACTGAACCCCGCTTATCAGGCGGCCAACCAGCGCTTCTACGGCCCCGATGTGTGGCTCACCTTTGCCGACCTGGATTATTACGGCCCTGAGTACAGTTGGGGGCCCTCCCCACCCGATCAGTACACCTTGGGCTTTCTGCGCCACTGGTTGGCTCAACAGCCGCCCAGACCCAACTTCGTGTTCTTTCTCACGCAAAACACCCACTACTACTTCGCTCCCGTGCCGCCCGTGGTGGACGACTGGCGCGACCTCAACGACCCCAACATCGACGACCCCAAGTCCCATCCCAAACTCAGCCGCACCGAAGCTTACATGCAGGCTGTCGCATACGACTGGACGGTGCTGGCCGACTTCATTCGCCACGCCAGGCCGGACGATGTCTTCATCCTGATTGGCGACCACCAGCCGCCCCTGGTCTCCGGGCCGTGGGATGGCTACGATACCATCGTGCACATCATCGCCCGCGATCCTGCCTTTGTGGAGGGCTTCACCGCTTACGGGCTGATCCCCGGCATGTTGCCCGATCTGAACGCACCCCGGCTGCACCACGAGGGGCTGTACTCCCTCCTCATGCGGCAACTGGTGGCCCGCTGGGGCGTCCATCCGGACGACCTGCCCGCCTACCACCCCCGCGGCATCCGCATCCCCGGCATCATGGAGAAGATCCGCTCCATTTACCGCAAAGGCGAGAAGTTCAAACCCACCGCCTCAGAGCGATAACCGGAAAGGATGCGCCCTGTGACCTATCGTGACCTGCGATTCGAGATGCTTGTCGCCCTGGCCGCCCTGCTCGTCGGGGGGCTCTGGCAGCGACATGTGGCGCCGGCCGGTGCGCCGTGCTGGCTAGCCCTGAGCGCCCTGGGCGTGCTCTACCTGCTGGCTTATACCCTCCGGCACCTGGGCGAAAACCGCCCTGCTTCTGACACGCCGCTTTACCCCACCTTTGGCGCAGCCAACGGCCTAACCCTGCTCCGGGGGCTGGCCGTCGCCCTCCTGCTGGGGTTCTTTTGCCCCCGCACGGCGCAGGGGTGGGTGCCCGGCGCCCTGTACACCTTCGTGGCCCTGAGCGACTGGTGGGACGGGTTCCTCGCCCGCCGCACTCGGCGCGCCTCGCTGCTGGGCCAGCGGCTGGACCTGATGGTGGACGGCCTGGGTGTGCTGGTGGCCTCGGCCCTGGCCGTGGTCTTGGGCCGCCTGCCCTGGTGGTACCTGAGCGTGGGGCTGGCGCGCTACGCCTTCCTGCTCTGGGAAGCCGGGCTGCGTGCTTTGGGCCGCTCTCCCCAGCCCCTCCCGCCCGAGCCGCAACGCCGCGCCAACGCCGGGCTGATGATGGGTTTCCTCGCCGTGGCGCTGTGGCCGGTGTTTCCGCCCCAGGCGTTGACGCTGGTGGGCGTATGGTTCTTCATCCCCTTCGCCGCGGGTTTTCTCAGAGACGCGCTGTGGGTGATCCACCCCAGGTCCACCTCCGCGCCCCATGAGAAGCCTCTCCTGGGCGCAGCGTATGCCCTGGTGCGGCTGCTGAGCGCCGCCGGGCTGGGGGCGCTCCTCTGGAGCCATCCTCTCTCTGGCTGGCTCCGGTGGAGCGGCAGCCTGCTGGTCGGGCTGCTGGCCCTGGGCGTCCTCCCCCGCCTGGCGGCCCTGGGCGGCCTGCTGACCTTTGGGGCGGCCTGGGCGGCGGGGCTGCCGCTGAGCCCTATCACCGCCCTGCTCTCAGCAGGCCTCACGGCAATAGCCTTCTATGGCGGCGGGGCAGCCTGTCTGTGGGCGCCTGACGAGCGTTTTTTCCTCACCCGAGCGGGAGTCCAACCACCCGTCAAGGGATGAGGGAAAAGTGCTCATCAAACACCCCAAAAAGCGCTCCAAAAGTCAAAAATGGGTGTATAGTAGATGCAAAGCGATGAAAACTCTGCCCTTGCGCAAAACGCTAAGCGGCCTGCTGCTGTTAGCGTTGCTGGCCTGGGCGGCGACGAAGGTCCCCTGGGACACCACCTGGCAGGTGTTGCGGCGTTTTCCTCCGGGGACGCTGGCTGCACTGCTGGCCCTCAACCTGCTCATTCTCTGGCTGTTCGTCCTGCGCTGGTGGTGGCTGCTGCGCGTGGCCGGGTTTCCCGTTTCATGGGGCCGTTTGATGGCCTACCGCCTGGCCGGCTTCAGTGTGAGTTACTTCACCCCCGGCTCCCAATTCGGCGGCGAGCCGCTACAGGTGTTCGCCCTGTACCGCAACGCAGGGGTGCCCCTGGCTCAGGCCACGGCGAGTGTGGCGCTGGACAAACTCTTCGAACTGGTGGGCAATTTCGGCTTTCTGCTGGTGGGCGCCCTGGCCCTGAGTCGGCTGGGCCTGTTCGATCCCGCAGCACGCAGGGGGCTTATGGTCGGCGCCGCGGGGTGGACCGCCCTCGCTGGCGGCTATCTGGTCTTCGTGTGTCGGGGGGCCTCACCCCTGAGCCGGTGGAGCGCGCGGCTGCCCTTCCTGGCCCGGCTGACCCGGGGCCTGGCTCAAACCGAAGCCGCCGCCCAAAACATCTGCCGCCGTCGCCGGGTCGTCTTCTGGGGACTGGTCTTCTCTCTCCCCATTTGGCTGGCCTTAATGACCGAGTATGCCCTGATGACATCCGGCCTGGGCCTGGCCCTTTCTCTGCCCCAAACCCTCGTCCTGATGACCGTAGCCCGGCTGGCCTTCCTGCTCCCCCTGCTGCCCGGCGGGCTGGGCGCGCTGGAAGCCGGGCTGGTGTTGGCCGGCAACCCCCTGGGCTATACTCCCGCCTTGGGCCTGGCGTTGGCCCTGGTGATCCGGTTTCGGGATGTCACCATAGGGAGCGTGGGCCTGTTCCTGGCTCATCGGATCGGGTTCCAGGCTATCCAAGCCTTTTCTTCTTCACTCGGCAAATCCAATGGAGGTTCTGCATGGAAGTTCAGGTTCAACGAATGGTCTGCGCACGCATTCCCACCCAAGAGGGGACGTTTCAACTCTGCCTTTACCACAACAACAAGGACGACAAGGAACATCTGGCGCTGGTGATGGGTGATGTCACCGGCGAAGCGGTGCTCGTGCGCATCCATTCAGAATGCTTTACCGGCGATGTGCTGGGGTCACGGCGCTGCGATTGCGGGGAACAACTGCATCTGGCCATGGAGCGCATCGCGGCCGAAGGCCGGGGGGTGATCGTCTATCTGCGCCAGGAAGGACGCGGTATCGGCCTGCTGGACAAACTGAAGGCGTACAACCTGCAGGACCAGGGGTACGACACGGTGGAGGCCAACCTGATTTTGGGCCATCAGGCCGACGAGCGCGAGTACGATGTGGGCTTGGCCATCCTGCGGGATTTAGGCGTGCGCTCAGTGCGCCTGCTGACCAACAATCCCGAGAAAATTGCCTGCCTAGAACGCTGGGGGATGCCCGTCAAGGAGCGGGTTTCTGTGGTCGCTCCGGTGCACGAAGAAAACCGCGCCTATCTGGAGACCAAAGCCCGCCGGATGAAGCATTTGCTGGACCTCGGCGCCCTTTCCCTCCACGCCCAGGAGGAATCCGCCGATGAGGCCTGAGCCCGCTCCCCAGGTTCCGGACCCTGTGGCGGAGATCCGCGCCTCGATGAGGGATTGCCCCACCCATGGGCGGCCTCTGGTCACCCTGACCTACGCCCAGAGCCTGGACGGGAGCATCAGTTACCGTCCCGACGCCCCGCTGACGCTGAGCGGCCCCGAAACCAAACACCTCACCCATCGCCTGCGTGCCGCCCATGACGCCATCCTGGTGGGCGTGGGCACTGTGCTGGCCGACGACCCCAAACTGACCGCGCGACGGGTCGGCGGGCCGCACCCTTTACCCGTGGTGCTGGATTCGCACCTACGCACACCGCCCACCGCGCGGGTGCTGCGCCATCCCCGCGGCTGCCTGTTGGCCACCACGCCCGAGGCCCCTCAGGAGCGCGAGGCGGCTTTGCGCGCCCAGGGCGCCCGAATGGTTCGTCTGCCGCGGGACGGGGAGGGCGTTTCCCTCCCCGCGCTCCTGGCGTGGCTATACGAAGAGGGCGTGCGCAGCCTAATGGTCGAAGGTGGTCGTCGGGTGCTCACCGCCTTCCTCAAAGCCGGACTGGTCGATTGGGTCCTGTTGACCATCGTGCCCTATTTCGTGGGCGGCGTGCCAGCCATCGCCCCCCTGCCCCCGCGCGAGCCGCATCCACAAAGCGTGGAAGCCTTCCCCGGCCTGAGCCCTGACTGGAAGGTGACCCGTCTTGGCCGCGACCTGGTCCTTTGGGGACGAATGGCTGGAGCGCAGTAAAGCCGCCTGCCCCATGGTATACTGAATTCGCCGCCTTTGGACGAGCGTCCTCCAGGAGGTACCTATGTCCTCATCGCCCATCGACCTGCAAAGCGCAGAGTTTCGCCAACTGCTCCGCAAGACCGTGCGCGAGACGGTGGAAGAATTCATCCGGGAAAACGAACTGCGCGCCCGGGAACTCTCCCTCATGGAACGGGTGATTCGTCTGGAAGAAAGCCTCAAAGCCCTGCGCGAAATCGAACTGGCCCATTTTGAGGCCATCGAGAAACGCTTTGAGGCCATGGAAAAGCGCTTCGAGGCTCTGCAACGTGAGACGAACGCCCGCTTCGAGGCCATGGACCAACGCTTCGAGGCGATGGAAAAACGCTTTGAAGCCATGGACAAGCGCTTCGAGGCTCTCCAGCGCGAGATGGATGCCCGGTTTGAAGCCATGGACCAACGCTTTGAAGCCCTCCAACGTGAGAGCGATGCTCGCTTTCAGGCGGTGGATCAACGCTTCGATGCCATGGACAAACGGCTCTCCCTGCTCCAATGGACTATGGGGGTGGGATTCACCCTGACCAACCTGATCATTTTGCTGAGCACTTTGTTTTTGCGGTAAAAGGAGCATCGTGGGTCAACGAGCAGTCACATCCCCACTCAACGAGGCCCTCTATTTCACCGCCCCGGGCCAGGTAACCCTGCGCCGTGAGCCCTGCCCCGCCCTCGGCCCTGGTCAGGTGCGCGTGCGCACGCGGCTTTCGGCCATCAGCCCCGGCACGGAGATGCTCATCTACCGCGGGCAGATGCCCCAGGGGCTGGCCGCCGACGAGGCCCTGGAAGCCCTCGCCGGGCCGCTGGCCTATCCCCTCAAGTACGGCTATGCTGCCGTGGGGCAGGTGACCGACCTGGGCGCAGGGGTTGATGATTCCTGGGCCGGGCGGTGGGTCTTCGCCTTCCAGCCCCACCAGGCCTGCTTCGTCGCCGCGGTGGACAGCCTGCTCCCCGTGCCGGAGGGCATCCCGCCGGAACGCGCTGCCTTCCTGCCCAACATGGAAACCGCGATCAACTTTCTGCTCGATGGCGCCCCGCTCCTCGGCGAGCGGGTGGTCGTCCTTGGGCAGGGCGTGGTCGGCCTGCTCACCACCGCCCTGCTGGCCCGCTTCCCTCTGGCTGCCTTAGTGGTCTTCGACCGGTACGCCCTGCGGCGGGAGACCGCGCTGGCCCTGGGGGCCACCCTGGCCCTGGACCCTGCCGCGCCCGACGCCCTCGACGCCGCCCGCGCCCATCTCGGCGCGCGTGACCTATACGATGGGGCCGACCTGACTTACGAACTCTCCGGCAACCCCGAGGCGCTCAATCTGGCCTTCGCGCTGACCGGCTTCGCCGGGCGCTTGGTCATCGGTTCGTGGTACGGCACCAAACGCGCCGCACTGGACCTGGGCGGACGCTTCCATCGCAGTCGCATCCGCCTGCTGAGCAGCCAGGTCACCACCCTGGCCCCCGAACACACCGGGCGCTGGAGCAAGGCCCGTCGGCTGGCCCTGGCCTGGGAGATGTTGCGCAGGTTCCCTGCCGAGCGCCTGATCACCCATCGCGTGCCCTTCATCGAAGCCCCCACGGCCTACCGTCTGCTCGACCAACAACCCGAAAACGCCATCCAGGTCATCCTGACCTATCCAACCAACCAGGCAACCATGTAACCAGTCAACCAACCAACAGCGAGGTAACCCTCATGTACCAACTCACCGTGATGCGCGACTTCATCGCCCAGCACTATCTCATCGGCGGCGACTGGGGCCCGGAAAACGCCCCCCACAGCCACCATTATCGCGTTGAAGTACGACTGGAAGGCGATACCCTGGACGAACACGGCTACCTGGTGGACATCGTGGCCGTGGAAGCCGCCCTGGACCGCCTTATCGCCCGCTACCGCGACCATCTGCTCAACGACCTGCCCGAATTCGCCGGGCTGAACCCCAGCCTGGAACACTTCGCCCGGATTTTCGCCCAGGCCCTGGCGCCGGACATCGCCGTCCCCAACCTCCACCGCCTCACCGTGCGCCTGTGGGAGCACGAGACGGCCTGGGCCGCCTATACGATGACCCTATGACAGCCCGTTCCGACCTCACCGTCTTCCTCCGCTACCTGGCCGCCAAGCGCACCGTGGACGACCGCGCGCTGAACCGCCGGGTGTGGCGGGCCTTCCGCGCCTGCCTGGCCGCCTGGGGCCTCACCGAAGCGTCTGTGCATTACACGCTGCTGGACGTCGACCCGGCCAACATCGCCCTGGCCCGGAAGCGCTTGGCCTCGCCGCCCCCTCCCCATGAAGCCCCTTAACCTCGGCCTGCTCATCTACGGTTCGCTGGACACGCCCTCCGGCGGCTACCTTTACGACCGCCTGCTGGTGCGGCATCTGGAAAACCACGGCCACCGGGTGACCGTGGTCTCCCTGCCCTGGCGGAACTACCTCCGCCACCTGGGGGACAATCTCAACCCTCAGGTGGTGCACCGTTTACTGGATCCGGGGGTGGACCTCTGGATCCAGGATGAACTCAACCACCCTTCGCTGTTCCTGCTCAACCGCCGGCTGAAGGCGCTGCTCCCAGAGGTGCCTCTGATCAGCCTGGTCCACCATCTGCGCAGCGACGAACGTCACCCGCGCCCGCTGCTGCCCCTTTACCGGGCCGTCGAGCGGGCCTACCTGCGCAGTGTAGACGCTTTTGTATTCAACAGCCGGACCACACAACGCCGGGTGGTCTCTTTGCGGGGCAGCCCCCTGCCCCCACACATCGTGGCCTATCCCGGCGGCGACCGCCTGCGCCCTCAGACCGACCCCGCCTTCATCCGCGCCCGCGCCCACGAACCCGGCCCGTTACGGGTGCTCTTCTTAGGCAACCTCATCCCACGCAAGGGCCTCCATGTGCTCCTCCAGGCCCTGGCCCGCCTGCGACCGGAGGAAGCCGTCCTTGAAGTAGTCGGCGGCGAGCATTTCGACTCGGGCTACGCCCGCCGGATGCGCCGCCTTGCTCAACGGCCCGCCCTGCGCGGCCGGGTGCGCTTTCACGGCTACCTGGACGACGAGCCCCTGCGGCGCCGGTTGCGCTGGGCGCAGGTGTTGGCCGTGCCTTCGCGATACGAGGGCTTCGGCATCGTGTACCTGGAAGCCATGGGCTTTGGCCTGCCCGTGCTGGCCGGCGAACGCGGAGCCGCCTGGGAATTCGTCATCGAGGGGGAAAACGGCTTTCTGCTCCCCGCCCGAGAAGGGGACGCCGTCGCGCACCTGGCCACGCTGCTGCGGCGGCTGCACCACGACCGGGACACCCTGGCTTCCATGGGTCTGGCCGCCCGCCGACGCTACGAGGCCCACCCTACCTGGGAAGCAAGCCTGAGTCGCATCCGGGCGTTCCTCGAAACGACGCCGTGGACCCGGTGACCTTCGTCAGGGACAAAACTTTTCCCTCCCTCGCGTGTTATCAGCCAAGAAGCAAGCCATCCTTTGCCCAAGTCGCAGGAGTGCATTCCATGGCTACACGAAGAGTCGTTGTCACCGGTCTGGGGGCCATCTCACCCCTGGGACTGGATTTCCCCACCACCTGGCAAAACCTGCTGGCCGGTCGCTCCGGCGCCGGGCCCATCACCCGCTTCGACGCCTCGGCCCACAAAGTGCGCATCGCCGCCGAGGTCAAGGGCTTCGACCACCCCATCGCCCGCTTTGGGCGGCGCGAGGCCCGAAAGATGGATCGCTTCATCCAGTTCGCCGTGGTGGCGGCCGAGGAAGCCGTGCAGCACGCCCGCCTTCCCTTGGACAAAGTGGACCGGGAACGCGTCGGCGTGGTCATGGGCACCGGCATCGGCGGCGTGGAGACCCTGTTCCACGAGACCCGCACGCTGCTGGAAAAAGGGCCGCGGGTCAATCCCTTTCTGGTGCCCCGCATGTTGGCCGACAGCGGCCCCGGCGTGATCGCCATCCGCCTCGGCCTGATGGGGCCAAATCTGGCCGTGGTCACCGCCTGCGCCAGCAGCACCAACGCCGTGGGCGAGGCCCTGCACCTCATCCGTCGCGGCGATGCCGATGTGGTTTTGGCCGGCGGTGCCGAGGCGGCCATTACGCCCATCGCCCTGGCCGGGATGGAGGTCATCGGC is part of the Anaerolineae bacterium genome and harbors:
- a CDS encoding glycosyltransferase family 4 protein, producing MKPLNLGLLIYGSLDTPSGGYLYDRLLVRHLENHGHRVTVVSLPWRNYLRHLGDNLNPQVVHRLLDPGVDLWIQDELNHPSLFLLNRRLKALLPEVPLISLVHHLRSDERHPRPLLPLYRAVERAYLRSVDAFVFNSRTTQRRVVSLRGSPLPPHIVAYPGGDRLRPQTDPAFIRARAHEPGPLRVLFLGNLIPRKGLHVLLQALARLRPEEAVLEVVGGEHFDSGYARRMRRLAQRPALRGRVRFHGYLDDEPLRRRLRWAQVLAVPSRYEGFGIVYLEAMGFGLPVLAGERGAAWEFVIEGENGFLLPAREGDAVAHLATLLRRLHHDRDTLASMGLAARRRYEAHPTWEASLSRIRAFLETTPWTR
- a CDS encoding flippase-like domain-containing protein, encoding MKTLPLRKTLSGLLLLALLAWAATKVPWDTTWQVLRRFPPGTLAALLALNLLILWLFVLRWWWLLRVAGFPVSWGRLMAYRLAGFSVSYFTPGSQFGGEPLQVFALYRNAGVPLAQATASVALDKLFELVGNFGFLLVGALALSRLGLFDPAARRGLMVGAAGWTALAGGYLVFVCRGASPLSRWSARLPFLARLTRGLAQTEAAAQNICRRRRVVFWGLVFSLPIWLALMTEYALMTSGLGLALSLPQTLVLMTVARLAFLLPLLPGGLGALEAGLVLAGNPLGYTPALGLALALVIRFRDVTIGSVGLFLAHRIGFQAIQAFSSSLGKSNGGSAWKFRFNEWSAHAFPPKRGRFNSAFTTTTRTTRNIWRW
- a CDS encoding oxidoreductase, whose product is MGQRAVTSPLNEALYFTAPGQVTLRREPCPALGPGQVRVRTRLSAISPGTEMLIYRGQMPQGLAADEALEALAGPLAYPLKYGYAAVGQVTDLGAGVDDSWAGRWVFAFQPHQACFVAAVDSLLPVPEGIPPERAAFLPNMETAINFLLDGAPLLGERVVVLGQGVVGLLTTALLARFPLAALVVFDRYALRRETALALGATLALDPAAPDALDAARAHLGARDLYDGADLTYELSGNPEALNLAFALTGFAGRLVIGSWYGTKRAALDLGGRFHRSRIRLLSSQVTTLAPEHTGRWSKARRLALAWEMLRRFPAERLITHRVPFIEAPTAYRLLDQQPENAIQVILTYPTNQATM
- a CDS encoding aminotransferase class I/II-fold pyridoxal phosphate-dependent enzyme, which gives rise to MRNLELSPEAIRELGEQVTAFVTRYLSTLSTTRITPEGLDAQALQRLLDEPVPYQSQGVDRALSDFEEKIAANAVRIGHPRFFAWVRTSPLAGAVFAEALAAALNQSVAVWQGAPSATEAERLVVRWLREIAGFAPTADGLLTSGGSMANFIALLAARQAAFPQVRQEGLRHAPDLTVYLTDQSHYSVIKAVEMIGLGRRALHFVPTDEAFRMDPDALREAIRADRHAGRQPMAVIATLGTTNTGACDDLVALAQVCAEEGVWLHVDGAYGGIVASIPGYAHLARGLPLADSLTIDPHKTLFVPFEAGAVLLRDPRWLPATFRISADYLPGLGEDPHFHFRDYGPQLSRMFRALKIYLTLKIYGFDAIRQAMAETFRLAQRFAEMVKKAQDFELLAPVPLGIVTFRYRGTGEQRLSREALNPLNAALAREVQKRGQVFLASTRLRGQTVLRAAFLSYRTSEADIPLVLEEIRTVVAALGKSMPGT
- the ribA gene encoding GTP cyclohydrolase II, coding for MEVQVQRMVCARIPTQEGTFQLCLYHNNKDDKEHLALVMGDVTGEAVLVRIHSECFTGDVLGSRRCDCGEQLHLAMERIAAEGRGVIVYLRQEGRGIGLLDKLKAYNLQDQGYDTVEANLILGHQADEREYDVGLAILRDLGVRSVRLLTNNPEKIACLERWGMPVKERVSVVAPVHEENRAYLETKARRMKHLLDLGALSLHAQEESADEA
- a CDS encoding RibD family protein, which translates into the protein MRPEPAPQVPDPVAEIRASMRDCPTHGRPLVTLTYAQSLDGSISYRPDAPLTLSGPETKHLTHRLRAAHDAILVGVGTVLADDPKLTARRVGGPHPLPVVLDSHLRTPPTARVLRHPRGCLLATTPEAPQEREAALRAQGARMVRLPRDGEGVSLPALLAWLYEEGVRSLMVEGGRRVLTAFLKAGLVDWVLLTIVPYFVGGVPAIAPLPPREPHPQSVEAFPGLSPDWKVTRLGRDLVLWGRMAGAQ
- a CDS encoding 6-carboxytetrahydropterin synthase; the encoded protein is MYQLTVMRDFIAQHYLIGGDWGPENAPHSHHYRVEVRLEGDTLDEHGYLVDIVAVEAALDRLIARYRDHLLNDLPEFAGLNPSLEHFARIFAQALAPDIAVPNLHRLTVRLWEHETAWAAYTMTL
- a CDS encoding bifunctional phosphoglucose/phosphomannose isomerase: MDLNQGQRFSEIDTQNMLGEIDGLPDQLWQAWKLGQALPLPDAAGVQRVIIAGMGGSAIGADLLNAYIAPLCPLPVAVWRDYELPAWAEGPETLVIASSHSGNTEETLSAFEVARTRGCRLVAVTTGGQLAARADEAGATLWRFEHRGQPRAAVGYSFGLLLALFARLGWVPDPERELADAVETMKTQQANLRAEVPVTQNPAKRLAGQLMNRWVAVFGSGLFAPVARRWKGQVSEIAKAWAQFEFLPEADHNTLAGILNPEPLFAQAMMLFLTGSTEHTRNQLRVELTRKAFMVEGLNTDVITAPGETRLAQQWALLHCGDYVAYYLSMLYETDPTPVTAIEGFKAELKAASA
- a CDS encoding CDP-alcohol phosphatidyltransferase family protein, whose protein sequence is MTYRDLRFEMLVALAALLVGGLWQRHVAPAGAPCWLALSALGVLYLLAYTLRHLGENRPASDTPLYPTFGAANGLTLLRGLAVALLLGFFCPRTAQGWVPGALYTFVALSDWWDGFLARRTRRASLLGQRLDLMVDGLGVLVASALAVVLGRLPWWYLSVGLARYAFLLWEAGLRALGRSPQPLPPEPQRRANAGLMMGFLAVALWPVFPPQALTLVGVWFFIPFAAGFLRDALWVIHPRSTSAPHEKPLLGAAYALVRLLSAAGLGALLWSHPLSGWLRWSGSLLVGLLALGVLPRLAALGGLLTFGAAWAAGLPLSPITALLSAGLTAIAFYGGGAACLWAPDERFFLTRAGVQPPVKG